The proteins below come from a single Gossypium raimondii isolate GPD5lz chromosome 2, ASM2569854v1, whole genome shotgun sequence genomic window:
- the LOC105788788 gene encoding transcription factor LUX produces the protein MGEEVTMSEFEVNGGDDEDAAATANTTVVDDEDDVDQRVLEWEIGLPDCDDLTPLSQSLIPPELASAFSISPEPRPTAHDVNRASQDTLSSLRSGGAHFFTANNNKNKNNNNLRSFNDPMVVEAEGDGSGSGSGSEPKKMRKTDIGIAEEADSAVRTTENSEDPSARTLKRPRLVWTPQLHKRFVDVVAHLGIKNAVPKTIMQLMNVEGLTRENVASHLQKYRLYLKRMQGLSNEGPSASDQLFASTPVPQSLHESGSVGCGGGSGVVGGSANGNGHVGMPIPMPYGAPLVPVAMPMYGHMGMHQGGYHHPQNGYEANSYGMQPRDWSGGNKYGSVMSYPNHMAPNDKLN, from the coding sequence ATGGGAGAAGAAGTGACGATGAGTGAATTCGAAGTTAACGGCGGAGACGACGAAGACGCTGCCGCGACGGCCAACACCACCGTCGTTGACGATGAAGATGATGTTGACCAAAGAGTTCTCGAATGGGAAATAGGGTTACCTGACTGCGATGATTTAACTCCGTTATCTCAATCTTTAATCCCACCGGAACTCGCCTCCGCTTTCAGCATCTCGCCGGAGCCTCGTCCGACTGCTCACGATGTCAACCGCGCTTCTCAGGATACCCTCTCCTCCCTCCGGTCAGGTGGAGCCCACTTCTTCACCgcaaataacaataaaaacaaaaataataacaatcTCCGTTCTTTTAATGACCCGATGGTAGTTGAAGCGGAAGGTGACGGATCGGGTTCGGGTTCCGGATCCGAACCAAAGAAGATGAGAAAGACGGATATCGGTATCGCGGAGGAAGCGGATTCGGCAGTTAGGACAACGGAGAATTCGGAGGATCCATCAGCGAGGACATTGAAACGGCCGCGTTTAGTGTGGACGCCGCAGCTGCATAAGAGATTCGTAGACGTGGTGGCCCATTTAGGCATAAAAAACGCTGTCCCCAAAACGATCATGCAGCTAATGAATGTAGAAGGCTTGACCCGCGAGAACGTCGCCAGTCATTTGCAGAAATACAGGCTTTACTTGAAGAGAATGCAAGGGTTAAGCAACGAAGGACCATCGGCTTCCGATCAGCTGTTTGCATCAACGCCGGTGCCACAAAGTCTTCATGAGAGTGGAAGCGTCGGCTGCGGAGGAGGGAGTGGTGTTGTTGGTGGCAGTGCGAATGGCAATGGGCATGTGGGGATGCCTATACCGATGCCTTATGGGGCACCTTTGGTGCCTGTAGCGATGCCGATGTATGGACATATGGGTATGCATCAAGGAGGATATCATCACCCGCAGAATGGGTATGAGGCAAATTCGTACGGGATGCAGCCCAGAGATTGGTCTGGTGGGAATAAATATGGATCGGTCATGTCGTATCCCAATCATATGGCTCCCAATGATAAGTTAAATTAG
- the LOC105788789 gene encoding pumilio homolog 2, with amino-acid sequence MLSELGRRPMIGSGEGSFGDDLEKEIGLLLREQRSRQDADDLERELNLYRSGSAPPTVEGSLSAVGGLFGGGAATAAAGNPTFSAFAQAKSGNSFIPEEELRSDPAYHSYYYSNVNLNPRLPPPLLSKEDWKFAQRLKGGSSVVGGIGDRRKLNRADNGSNRSLFSMPPGFNSRKQENEVEVEKVHSSGDWGGDGLIGLPGIGLGSKQKSLAEIFQDDLGHPAPIARIPSRPASRNAFDENFDNVGSSESELAHLQHELTSSDTLRSSASVQGLSAVHNIGSPSSYTYAAAVGGSLSRSTTPDPQLGARAPSPGLTQTVGGRVGNSDKRSISSPSPLGGVAPGVNDSANLVAALSGMHLTSNGVIDEGNQLPSQIEQDAENRQNYLFGLNDSQNHIKQQLYLKKSESVHMPSTKSNGGRSDFKNPSLLSDRQAEFQKSAVSSNTSYMKGSPTSTLNGAGSFPARFQHGDGANSSFSNYGLSGNSLNPALASMMASQLGTSNMPPLFGNVTASSAVPVLGMDSRVLGGGLGSGQNISNAASESYNLGRVGSQIAGNALQAPFVDPMYLQYLRTSDYTAAQLAALSDPSMDRNFLGNSYMNLLELQKAYLGALLSPQKSQYGGVPLGAKSGSSNLHGFYGSPTFGTGMSYPGSPLASPLIPNSPVGPGSPIRHTDLNMHFPSGMRNLAGAVMGPWHLDAGYNMDESFASSLLEEFKSNKTKCFELSDISGHIVEFSADQYGSRFIQQKLETATTEEKNMVYEEIMPQALALMTDVFGNYVIQKFFEHGLPAQRRELAGKLFGHVLALSLQMYGCRVIQKAIEVVDLDQKIKMVQELDGSVMRCVRDQNGNHVIQKCIECVPEENIQFIVTTFFDQVVTLSTHPYGCRVIQRILEHCKDPKTQSKVMDEILGSVSMLAQDQYGNYVVQHVLEHGKPDERSVIIKELAGKIVQMSQQKFASNVVEKCLTFGGPDERQLLVNEMLGSTDENEPLQAMMKDQFANYVVQKVLETCDDQQRELILSRIKVHLNALKKYTYGKHIVARVEKLVAAGERRIAAQSPNPA; translated from the exons ATGTTATCTGAATTGGGTAGGAGACCAATGATAGGAAGTGGTGAGGGATCATTTGGGGATGATTTGGAGAAGGAAATAGGGCTACTGCTCCGTGAACAGCGCAGTAGGCAAGATGCCGATGATCTCGAACGTGAGCTAAACTTGTATAGAAGTGGCTCTGCCCCTCCTACCGTGGAGGGTTCACTGAGTGCAGTTGGTGGGTTGTTTGGGGGTGGAGCTGCTACTGCAGCTGCCGGTAACCCTACCTTCTCTGCTTTTGCTCAAGCTAAAAGTGGGAATAGTTTTATACCTGAAGAAGAGCTTAGGTCTGATCCGGCTTATCATTCATACTATTACTCGAATGTGAATCTCAATCCTAGGCTTCCACCTCCTTTGCTTTCCAAGGAGGATTGGAAGTTCGCGCAGAGGTTGAAGGGAGGGAGCTCAGTGGTAGGTGGGATTGGAGATAGGAGGAAATTGAATAGAGCTGATAATGGTAGCAATAGGTCGTTGTTTTCGATGCCACCAGGGTTTAATTCTAGGAAACAAGAGAACGAAGTAGAGGTAGAGAAAGTGCATAGCTCAGGGGATTGGGGCGGTGATGGACTGATTGGTTTGCCTGGTATAGGACTTGGGAGCAAACAGAAAAGTCTCGCTGAAATTTTTCAG GATGATTTGGGGCACCCTGCACCAATCGCAAGAATACCATCTCGTCCTGCCAGTCGTAATGCTTTTGATGAGAACTTTGACAATGTAGGCTCTTCTGAATCAGAGCTGGCTCATTTGCAACATGAACTGACCTCTTCAGATACTCTGAGGTCAAGTGCGAGTGTTCAAGGATTATCTGCAGTCCATAATATTGGATCACCTTCTTCGTACACTTATGCTGCTGCTGTAGGTGGTTCCTTGTCTAGGAGTACAACGCCAGATCCTCAACTTGGTGCTAGGGCTCCTAGTCCTGGCCTGACACAAACAGTAGGAGGCAGAGTTGGTAACTCTGATAAAAGAAGCATAAGTAGCCCAAGTCCACTTGGTGGTGTCGCACCTGGTGTCAATGATTCTGCAAATCTGGTAGCAGCTTTATCAGGCATGCATCTGACTTCAAATGGTGTGATAGATGAGGGTAATCAGTTACCTTCGCAGATTGAGCAAGATGCTGAAAATCGCCAGAATTATTTGTTTGGTCTGAATGATAGTCAGAATCATATCAAACAACAGCTTTACTTGAAGAAATCTGAATCTGTGCATATGCCTTCAACTAAGAGTAATGGGGGCAGATCAGACTTCAAAAACCCATCCTTGCTTTCTGATAGGCAAGCTGAGTTCCAGAAATCTGCTGTCTCCTCAAACACTTCTTACATGAAAGGATCACCTACTTCCACTCTCAATGGTGCTGGCAGTTTTCCTGCTCGGTTTCAGCATGGTGATGGtgcaaattcatcattttcaaacTATGGGTTAAGTGGTAACTCTTTAAATCCTGCCTTGGCCTCTATGATGGCTAGTCAACTTGGAACTAGTAATATGCCACCATTATTTGGAAATGTTACTGCTTCATCAGCTGTACCAGTCCTTGGAATGGACTCAAGAGTGCTTGGGGGAGGTTTGGGTTCTGGACAGAACATTTCAAATGCTGCATCTGAGTCATATAATCTTGGTAGAGTTGGAAGCCAAATAGCCGGGAATGCTCTGCAGGCACCTTTTGTTGATCCTATGTATCTACAGTATCTGAGGACCTCTGATTATACTGCAGCGCAGCTTGCAGCTCTTAGTGATCCCTCCATGGATAGGAACTTCCTTGGTAATTCATACATGAACTTGCTTGAGCTGCAAAAGGCTTATCTTGGAGCTCTGTTATCACCTCAAAAGTCTCAGTATGGTGGTGTTCCGTTGGGTGCTAAATCTGGTAGTTCTAATCTTCATGGTTTTTATGGAAGTCCTACCTTTGGAACTGGCATGTCATATCCGGGAAGCCCCTTAGCAAGTCCTCTTATTCCGAACTCTCCAGTTGGACCTGGTAGTCCTATCAGGCATACAGACCTAAACATGCATTTTCCTTCTGGGATGAGGAATCTTGCTGGGGCAGTCATGGGACCCTGGCATTTGGATGCAGGATATAACATGGATGAAAGCTTTGCCTCCTCTCTACTTGAAGAGTTTAAGAGCAATAAAACCAAGTGTTTTGAGCTTTCAGATATCTCTGGTCATATTGTTGAGTTCAG TGCGGATCAGTATGGCAGCCGCTTTATTCAGCAAAAACTTGAAACAGCTACAACTGAAGAGAAGAATATGGTTTATGAGGAAATCATGCCTCAAGCTCTTGCTTTGATGACAGATGTGTTCGGTAACTATGTCATTCAAAAG TTTTTCGAGCATGGACTTCCAGCTCAGAGAAGAGAACTTGCTGGCAAGCTTTTTGGTCATGTTTTAGCACTAAGTCTCCAAATGTATGGTTGTCGAGTGATCCAGAAG GCAATAGAAGTTGTTGATCTTGATCAGAAGATTAAAATGGTCCAAGAGCTTGATGGTAGTGTTATGCGTTGCGTACGTGACCAGAATGGCAACCATGTCATCCAGAAGTGCATTGAATGCGTTCCTGaggaaaacattcaatttatagTTACAACTTTTTTTGATCAAGTTGTGACACTTTCTACTCATCCATATGGGTGCCGAGTGATACAG AGGATACTGGAGCACTGCAAGGACCCAAAAACGCAAAGTAAGGTTATGGATGAGATTTTAGGATCTGTCAGCATGTTGGCTCAAGACCAGTATGGCAATTATGTCGTTCAG CATGTCCTGGAGCATGGAAAGCCTGACGAGCGTTCAGTTATAATTAAGGAATTAGCTGGAAAAATTGTCCAGATGAGTCAGCAGAAGTTTGCCTCTAACGTTGTTGAGAAGTGCTTAACTTTTGGTGGCCCTGATGAACGTCAGTTGTTGGTGAATGAAATGCTTGGTTCTACCGATGAGAATGAGCCTCTTCAG GCAATGATGAAAGATCAGTTTGCAAATTACGTTGTACAGAAAGTACTAGAGACTTGTGATGACCAGCAACGTGAGCTGATCCTTTCTCGAATTAAGGTCCACTTAAATGCATTGAAGAAGTACACTTACGGAAAGCACATTGTTGCACGTGTAGAGAAGCTTGTTGCTGCTGGGG AGAGAAGGATTGCTGCTCAGTCTCCGAATCCGGCTTAG